A single Phragmites australis chromosome 4, lpPhrAust1.1, whole genome shotgun sequence DNA region contains:
- the LOC133914412 gene encoding anaphase-promoting complex subunit 6-like isoform X3, whose translation MKEYQKAVQWFELTLDHTSSALNEMWEPTLVNLGHALRKLKEYQKAVSYYEKALTFPTKSLSAFAGLAYTYHLMSVKDHIASSIWTDLRSIDIHLMNA comes from the exons ATGAAAGA GTATCAAAAAGCAGTTCAGTGGTTTGAGTTAACACTGGATCATACATCCTCCGCTCTGAATGAGATGTGGGAGCCAACATTGGTAAATCTTGGACATGCACTGCGGAAACTCAA AGAATATCAGAAAGCAGTATCATATTATGAAAAGGCACTCACTTTTCCAACCAAAAGTTTGAGTGCGTTTGCTGGTCTTGCTTATACTTATCATCTTATG AGTGttaaagatcatattgcttcGTCTATCTGGACTGATCTTAGGTCCATTGATATCCATCTGATGAATGCTTAA
- the LOC133914412 gene encoding anaphase-promoting complex subunit 6-like isoform X1, protein MKEYQKAVQWFELTLDHTSSALNEMWEPTLVNLGHALRKLKEYQKAVSYYEKALTFPTKSLSAFAGLAYTYHLMDNFEAAINYYHKALWLKPDDQFCTDMLTFALESSCQNTARRK, encoded by the exons ATGAAAGA GTATCAAAAAGCAGTTCAGTGGTTTGAGTTAACACTGGATCATACATCCTCCGCTCTGAATGAGATGTGGGAGCCAACATTGGTAAATCTTGGACATGCACTGCGGAAACTCAA AGAATATCAGAAAGCAGTATCATATTATGAAAAGGCACTCACTTTTCCAACCAAAAGTTTGAGTGCGTTTGCTGGTCTTGCTTATACTTATCATCTTATG GATAATTTCGAGGCTGCCATAAATTATTACCACAAG GCTCTATGGTTGAAACCAGACGACCAGTTTTGCACAGACATGCTAACATTTGCTCTTGAGTCCAGCTGCCAAAACACTGCTCGTAGAAAATAG
- the LOC133914414 gene encoding transcription factor MYB25-like — MAVPNEAPGGVVERPVMRKSAWSKDEDAVLREQVRLHGAQNWVSISATLPGRNHKSCRLRWCQHLAPGVDDVKPFTPEEDEKIIRLQRLYPNRWSTISGFLPGRTDNAIKNRWNSVLRKQQQQQAAPRRLEDGTLPLFPLTPGNVRKRVRDSPVLHYYPPTETSDTGDDQSGACLELFPLAPGDLIRGNNASDAAATDVDYGAEDPLTELRLWPSTRATTMAAFKAMVQAVRAT, encoded by the coding sequence ATGGCGGTGCCGAACGAGGCTCCCGGCGGCGTTGTCGAGCGACCGGTGATGAGGAAATCGGCATGGAGCAAGGACGAGGACGCCGTGCTGCGGGAGCAGGTGCGGCTGCACGGCGCGCAGAACTGGGTGAGCATCAGCGCCACGCTTCCCGGGCGCAACCACAAGTCGTGCCGCCTGCGGTGGTGCCAGCACCTGGCCCCCGGCGTCGACGACGTCAAGCCCTTCACgcccgaggaggacgagaaGATCATCAGGCTCCAGCGCCTGTACCCCAACAGGTGGTCCACCATCTCGGGCTTCCTCCCGGGCCGCACTGACAACGCCATCAAGAACCGCTGGAACTCCGTCCTccgcaagcagcagcagcagcaggcggcTCCCCGCCGTCTCGAGGATGGGACGCTCCCGCTGTTTCCTCTGACGCCCGGGAATGTCCGGAAGAGGGTCAGAGACAGCCCGGTGCTCCACTACTACCCGCCCACGGAGACCAGCGACACGGGGGACGATCAGAGCGGCGCGTGCCTCGAGCTGTTCCCGCTGGCGCCCGGGGATCTCATCAGGGGCAACAATGCGAGCGACGCGGCGGCGACGGATGTGGATTACGGCGCCGAAGACCCGCTCACCGAGCTGAGGCTCTGGCCGTCCACGAGGGCCACGACGATGGCGGCTTTCAAGGCGATGGTGCAGGCTGTTCGGGCGACCTAG
- the LOC133916566 gene encoding transmembrane 9 superfamily member 3-like: protein MAAWPAAPVLLVILALAAAGGVAADGSDHRYKAGEPVPLYANKVGPFHNPSETYRYFDLPFCSPEKVKEKSEALGEVLNGDRLVDAPYKLDFRVDQDTKPVCSKELTKEDVVKFRNAVAKDYYFQMYYDDLPLWGFIGKVDKGGKADPSEWKYYLYRHIIFDILYNNDRVIEINVHTDQSALIDLTEDKEVKVDFFYSAKWKETPTPFEKRMEKYSSSSNLPHHLEVHWFSIINSCVTVLLLTGFLATILMRVLKNDFVKYAHDEEAADDQEESGWKYIHGDVFRFPKNKSLFSAALGTGTQLFALTTFIFLLALVGVFYPYNRGALFTALVVIYALTSGIAGYIATSFYCQLEGTNWVRNLLLTGCLFCGPLFLTFCFLNTVAIAYSATAALPFGTICVIVLIWTLVTFPLLVLGGIAGKNSKSEFQAPCRTTKYPREIPPLPWYRRTIPQMAMAGFLPFSAIYIELYYIFASVWGHKIYTIYSILFIVFIILLIVTAFITVALTYFQLATEDHEWWWRSFLCGGSTGFFVYGYCLYYYHARSDMSGFMQTSFFFGYMACICYAFFLMLGMVGFQAALFFVRHIYKSIKCE, encoded by the exons ATGGCGGCCTGGCCCGCCGCGCCCGTGCTCCTAGTCATCCTCGCCctcgcggcggccggcggcgtggCGGCCGACGGCTCCGACCACCGGTACAAGGCCGGCGAGCCCGTCCCGCTCTACGCCAACAAGGTCGGCCCCTTCCACAACCCCAG CGAGACATATCGGTACTTTGACCTGCCGTTCTGCTCTCCTG AGAAAGTGAAGGAGAAGAGTGAAGCCCTTGGCGAGGTCCTCAATGGGGATCGGTTGGTTGATGCACCTTACAAGCTTGATTTCCGCGTTGACCAGGACACCAAGCCGGTTTGCTCAAAGGAGCTCACCAAGGAGGATGTGGTCAAGTTCCGAAATGCAGTAGCTAAGGACTACTACTTCCAGATGTACTATGATGATCTTCCACTATGGGGATTCATTGGCAAAGTGGATAAAGGAGGCAAGGCAGACCCAAGCGAGTGGAAGTACTACTTATATAGGCATATCATCTTCGATATCCTTTACAACAATGATCGGGTGATCGAGATCAATGTGCACACTGATCAGAGTGCATTGATTGACCTTACGGAGGATAAGGAGGTCAAGGTGGACTTCTTTTACTCAGCCAAGTGGAAGGAGACACCAACACCATTTGAGAAGAGGATGGAGAAGTATTCCAGCTCCTCCAATTTGCCACACCACCTGGAAGTTCATTGGTTCTCTATTATAAACTCTTGTGTTACAGTCCTCCTTCTCACAGGGTTCCTGGCAACAATCCTCATGCGAGTACTGAAGAATGATTTTGTCAA GTATGCCCATGATGAGGAAGCAGCTGACGACCAAGAAGAGTCTGGATGGAAGTATATCCATGGTGATGTCTTCCGTTTCCCTAAGAATAAGTCGTTATTTTCAGCTGCTCTAGGCACAGGAACTCAACTATTTGCCCT CACAACCTTTATATTCCTGCTTGCACTTGTTGGAGTATTCTACCCTTACAACCGTGGTGCATTGTTTACTGCATTGGTTGTTATCTATGCACTCACTTCAGGAATTGCTGGGTACATTGCTACCTCTTTCTATTGTCAGCTGGAGGGGACAAACTGG gtgaggaactTGCTATTGACAGGGTGCCTGTTTTGTGGACCTCTCTTCCTGACATTCTGCTTCTTGAACACTGTTGCTATTGCTTATAGTGCAACAGCAGCATTGCCCTTTGGCACTATCTGCGTTATTGTGCTCATCTGGACCTTAGTCACATTTCCTTTGCTAGTTTTGGGAGGTATTGCTGGTAAAAACAGCAAAAGTGAATTCCAAGCTCCTTGCCGTACCACAAAATACCCCAGGGAGATTCCTCCACTTCCCTGGTACCGGAGAACTATTCCACAGATGGCTATGGCTGGGTTTTTGCCTTTCAGTGCCATATACATTGAGCTCTACTACATTTTTGCTAGTGTTTGGGGTCACAAGATTTACACCATTTACAGCATTCTCTTTATAGTCTTTATCATCCTACTTATTGTCACTGCCTTCATCACTGTTGCACTGACATACTTCCAGCTTGCTACTGAAGACCATGAGTGGTGGTGGAG GTCGTTCCTATGCGGAGGGTCAACCGGATTTTTCGTCTATGGCTATTGCCTCTACTACTACCATGCACGATCCGATATGTCTGGCTTCATGCAGACATCTTTCTTCTTTGGCTACATGGCCTGCATCTGCTATGCATTCTTCTTGATGCTCGGGATGGTGGGTTTCCAAGCTGCCTTGTTCTTTGTCCGTCACATATACAAATCCATCAAGTGTGAGTGA
- the LOC133914412 gene encoding anaphase-promoting complex subunit 6-like isoform X2 produces the protein MKEYQKAVQWFELTLDHTSSALNEMWEPTLVNLGHALRKLKEYQKAVSYYEKALTFPTKSLSAFAGLAYTYHLMLQSVKDHIASSIWTDLRSIDIHLMNA, from the exons ATGAAAGA GTATCAAAAAGCAGTTCAGTGGTTTGAGTTAACACTGGATCATACATCCTCCGCTCTGAATGAGATGTGGGAGCCAACATTGGTAAATCTTGGACATGCACTGCGGAAACTCAA AGAATATCAGAAAGCAGTATCATATTATGAAAAGGCACTCACTTTTCCAACCAAAAGTTTGAGTGCGTTTGCTGGTCTTGCTTATACTTATCATCTTATG TTGCAGAGTGttaaagatcatattgcttcGTCTATCTGGACTGATCTTAGGTCCATTGATATCCATCTGATGAATGCTTAA
- the LOC133914413 gene encoding uncharacterized protein LOC133914413: protein MAFSASVVHVSFLAAVLVLFAATAAGANATVATNTTVTAGRSSTMALPASAAAPNDSLQYICYLCRKRNTLMMTWCPIEKDECHIACLSLPSPSSPPRPRAVAAPGDGNGNRGDDDCYVMKLYPDGSWVVVDVVSCQAAAGCYLVCSYGDAREDGAWTTPATPREPLPHRLADFERCGDQLVAPGAAVPGV from the coding sequence ATGGCTTTCTCTGCTTCCGTCGTCCACGTTTCCTTCTTGGCCGCCGTACTCGTCCTCTTCGCGGCCACCGCGGCCGGAGCGAATGCCACGGTGGCCACCAACACCACCGTGACGGCGGGCCGCTCCTCCACGATGGCGTTGCcagcgtcggcggcggcgcccaaCGACTCGCTCCAGTACATCTGTTACCTGTGCCGCAAGCGCAACACCCTGATGATGACGTGGTGCCCCATTGAGAAAGACGAGTGTCACATCGCCTGCCTGTCGCTGCCGTCCCCGTCCTCTCCTCCCCGGCCCCGCGCGGTGGCCGCCCCCGGCGACGGGAACGGGAACCGCGGCGACGATGACTGCTACGTCATGAAGCTGTACCCCGACGGCAGCTGGGTCGTCGTGGACGTGGTCAGCTGCCAGGCGGCCGCGGGGTGCTACCTCGTGTGCAGCTACGGCGACGCGCGGGAGGACGGGGCCTGGACCACCCCGGCAACGCCGAGAGAGCCGCTGCCGCACCGCCTCGCCGACTTCGAGCGGTGCGGCGACCAGCTCGTTGCGCCGGGCGCGGCCGTCCCCGGCGTGTAG